The Oxalobacteraceae bacterium OTU3CINTB1 genome includes a window with the following:
- a CDS encoding family 43 glycosylhydrolase, giving the protein MSKFTHLKRWAAVGCLALASSFNAGATTWTLTGSVVTHDPSIYKEGNTWWITETSDTGIGVKYSPDGRAWTQGGSIFGGGLSWWGQYNGNSKTVWAPDIHVWNGKAILYYAVSTFGNQKSAIGLATASSIAQGNWVDKGVVITSAPGDNFNAIDPNFVVDKSGQPWLSYGSFWDGIFLTRVDASTLKPIGTKYRLADDAIGIENPFIIANGSYYYLFVSKGTCCAKAASTYHISYGRSTSITGPYLDKNGVDMRNGGGTVLDSGGARFIAPGGESISNGAMVRHRLDSQNNYNGVLFISDLFFTNGWPTF; this is encoded by the coding sequence ATGAGTAAATTCACGCACCTGAAAAGGTGGGCGGCGGTCGGCTGCCTCGCGCTAGCCTCGTCCTTCAACGCCGGCGCCACCACATGGACGTTAACCGGCTCGGTCGTCACGCACGACCCAAGCATCTACAAGGAAGGCAATACCTGGTGGATCACGGAGACCAGCGACACCGGCATCGGCGTCAAATACTCGCCGGACGGTCGCGCGTGGACGCAGGGCGGCAGCATCTTCGGCGGCGGCCTGTCGTGGTGGGGCCAATACAACGGCAACTCCAAAACCGTGTGGGCGCCGGACATCCATGTCTGGAACGGCAAGGCGATCCTGTACTACGCGGTGTCCACGTTCGGCAACCAGAAATCGGCGATCGGCCTTGCCACGGCCAGCAGCATCGCCCAGGGTAACTGGGTGGACAAGGGTGTCGTCATCACGTCGGCGCCGGGCGACAATTTCAACGCCATCGATCCCAACTTCGTGGTCGACAAATCGGGGCAACCCTGGCTCAGCTACGGCTCCTTCTGGGACGGGATCTTCCTGACGCGGGTCGACGCCAGCACGCTCAAACCTATCGGCACCAAATACCGCCTGGCCGACGATGCGATCGGCATCGAAAACCCCTTCATCATCGCCAACGGCTCGTACTACTACCTGTTCGTCTCCAAGGGCACCTGCTGCGCGAAGGCCGCGAGTACTTACCACATCTCCTACGGCCGCTCCACCAGCATCACCGGGCCTTACCTGGACAAGAACGGGGTCGACATGCGCAACGGCGGCGGCACCGTGCTCGATTCGGGTGGCGCGCGCTTCATCGCACCGGGCGGCGAATCGATCAGCAACGGCGCGATGGTGCGCCACCGTCTCGACAGCCAGAACAACTACAACGGCGTGCTGTTCATCAGCGACCTGTTCTTCACCAACGGCTGGCCGACTTTCTGA
- a CDS encoding alpha/beta hydrolase domain-containing protein, with product MIYRHRLALLATTTAMAALCMPARAAVERIEVIERTPFADGMTFGDAGAYEKIRGVAYYALDPKSKSNAVIVDLKYAPRDGRGLVIFSSEFVLLRPTGAQPSSLIYDVNNRGGIAIMGQVNGRSPVNNDPTTAADAGDGFLMRHGYSLLFSAWTWDVAPQAAGARPLVFAPPVAKGIKGKVQNEFTVNTPVDIAVYAGQRGLTYEPAKSGDPKAQLTQRARPADKRKPVPRSSWSFVAPEKKGGPGRVRLDGGFKPDTIYELTYVAKDPYVTGAGLAGIRDLLAYFRDTPFEGAPVPKAVLMFGISQSGRVIGRMLHDGLNVDESGRLAFSGAYLQVPGAGGSAGFNSRFAQPTRHPSMMEEHEYPADAFPFTTAQSRDPVSGKTASTLDRARDKQGNLPKLIYANTSTEYWNRGASMITTTTDGARDVAPADNARVYGFMGAQHYVGRSRVRAPFTACVSTSNHYLPMRALIVGLEAWVVNGKQPPDSAYPQLADGSLTTVADYRAIFPKGLGLTPPAQNLREPRLIGSGVPVKRGEEFETRVPTPDADGNDRGGVRLVELQAPLGTHTGWNLRAPGTGFAWATSRFDGSFVPFARTEAERVAAGDPRPSLEVRYPTRADFVAAVQAAAERQVAAGLLLPEDVARTLSENSGLYDRMLARDPSDQGCEYLFAP from the coding sequence ATGATCTACAGGCACCGGCTGGCACTGCTGGCCACCACGACCGCGATGGCGGCACTCTGTATGCCAGCGCGGGCGGCGGTGGAGCGTATCGAAGTGATCGAGCGAACGCCGTTCGCGGACGGGATGACCTTCGGCGACGCCGGTGCGTATGAAAAGATACGCGGCGTCGCTTATTACGCGTTGGATCCCAAGTCGAAGTCCAATGCTGTCATCGTGGATTTGAAGTACGCGCCACGCGATGGGCGCGGCCTCGTGATTTTCTCCAGCGAGTTCGTACTGCTGCGACCAACCGGCGCCCAGCCTTCCAGTTTGATCTATGACGTCAACAACCGTGGCGGCATCGCGATCATGGGGCAGGTCAATGGCCGCAGCCCGGTCAACAACGATCCCACCACCGCCGCCGACGCGGGCGACGGTTTCCTGATGCGTCACGGTTACTCGCTGCTGTTCTCCGCCTGGACGTGGGACGTCGCGCCGCAGGCTGCCGGCGCTCGTCCGCTGGTGTTCGCGCCGCCTGTCGCCAAGGGTATCAAGGGCAAGGTGCAGAACGAATTCACCGTCAATACGCCGGTCGATATCGCTGTCTACGCCGGCCAGCGTGGCCTTACCTACGAACCGGCCAAGTCTGGGGATCCCAAAGCGCAGCTGACCCAACGCGCGCGGCCCGCCGATAAGCGCAAGCCTGTCCCGCGCAGCAGCTGGAGTTTCGTCGCGCCGGAGAAGAAGGGCGGGCCTGGCCGCGTGCGGTTGGACGGTGGCTTCAAGCCCGATACCATTTACGAATTGACCTACGTGGCGAAAGATCCTTACGTCACCGGCGCCGGGCTGGCCGGCATACGCGATCTGCTGGCCTACTTCCGTGACACGCCGTTTGAGGGGGCTCCGGTGCCAAAGGCTGTGCTCATGTTTGGCATCAGCCAGTCCGGCCGTGTGATCGGCCGTATGCTGCACGACGGCCTGAATGTGGACGAATCCGGCCGGCTGGCGTTCAGCGGCGCCTACTTGCAAGTGCCGGGCGCCGGCGGTTCGGCGGGATTCAATAGCCGCTTCGCACAGCCTACGCGTCACCCGTCGATGATGGAGGAGCATGAGTATCCGGCGGATGCGTTCCCGTTTACCACGGCGCAGTCGCGCGATCCTGTCAGCGGTAAGACGGCGTCCACGCTGGATCGGGCGCGGGACAAGCAGGGGAATTTACCGAAGCTGATTTACGCGAATACGTCGACCGAGTACTGGAATCGCGGTGCGTCGATGATCACCACCACGACCGATGGTGCGCGTGACGTCGCGCCGGCGGATAACGCGCGGGTCTATGGCTTCATGGGTGCGCAGCATTATGTTGGGCGCTCGCGCGTACGCGCGCCGTTCACCGCTTGCGTCTCCACCAGCAACCATTATTTGCCGATGCGGGCGTTGATCGTGGGGCTGGAGGCGTGGGTGGTTAATGGCAAGCAGCCGCCGGACAGCGCGTATCCGCAACTGGCCGACGGTTCGTTGACGACGGTTGCTGATTATCGCGCGATCTTCCCCAAGGGTTTAGGTTTGACGCCGCCGGCGCAGAATCTACGCGAGCCGAGGTTGATCGGTAGCGGAGTGCCGGTTAAACGTGGCGAGGAATTCGAGACGCGCGTGCCGACGCCGGATGCCGATGGCAATGACAGGGGCGGGGTGCGGCTGGTGGAGTTGCAGGCGCCTTTGGGCACGCATACGGGTTGGAACTTGCGGGCGCCGGGGACGGGATTTGCTTGGGCGACGTCGCGTTTCGACGGTAGTTTTGTGCCGTTTGCAAGGACGGAGGCGGAGCGGGTCGCGGCTGGGGATCCTCGGCCTAGTTTGGAGGTGCGGTATCCCACTAGGGCTGATTTTGTGGCGGCTGTTCAGGCGGCGGCGGAGCGGCAGGTGGCGGCCGGGTTGCTGCTGCCGGAGGATGTGGCGCGGACGCTGTCGGAGAATTCGGGGTTGTATGATCGGATGCTGGCGCGCGATCCTTCTGATCAGGGTTGCGAGTATTTGTTCGCGCCTTGA